In Daucus carota subsp. sativus chromosome 4, DH1 v3.0, whole genome shotgun sequence, one DNA window encodes the following:
- the LOC108215982 gene encoding arogenate dehydrogenase 2, chloroplastic translates to MISLRPQPHAAVKSNKHHSLPLSPASRLSHFSPPHLSRFSPPRTNLRLVIRAIDAAQPFDYEAHLSQRFNKSTKLKIAIVGFGNFGQFLARTMVKQGHTVLAHSRSDYSEKAAELDVSFFQCADDLCEEHPDVILLCTSIISTESVLRSLPLQRLKRNTLFVDVLSVKEFPKSLFVQILPQDFDILCTHPMFGPESGKESWKDLSFVYDKVRIGKDESRALRCERFLDIFKNEGCRMVGMSCAEHDRHAAESQFITHTMGRVLEKLSLDSTPINTKGYETLLNLVENTASDSFDLYYGLFMYNKNAMEQLERLDLAFESLKTELFGHLHDVLRKQLFGKAEEGLERPVERPLLPELPQNGRALISRAENLNKEN, encoded by the coding sequence CAccactctctccctctctctccggCGTCTCGTCTCTCCCATTTCTCCCCGCCCCATCTCTCCCGTTTCTCTCCCCCGCGCACCAATCTCCGCCTCGTAATCCGCGCCATCGACGCCGCGCAGCCCTTCGACTATGAGGCCCATCTCTCCCAGCGCTTCAACAAGTCCACTAAACTCAAAATCGCCATCGTGGGTTTCGGTAATTTCGGTCAATTCTTGGCTAGAACAATGGTTAAACAGGGCCACACTGTTCTTGCTCACTCTCGTTCTGATTATTCTGAAAAAGCAGCTGAATTAGATGTATCTTTTTTTCAATGtgctgatgatctttgtgaagagCATCCTGATGTGATTCTGTTGTGCACTTCTATTATTTCGACTGAATCTGTTTTAAGGTCATTGCCTTTACAACGATTGAAAAGAAATACTCTGTTTGTTGATGTGCTTTCTGTTAAAGAGTTTCCGAAAAGTTTGTTTGTGCAAATCTTGCCTCAAGATTTCGATATTTTGTGCACTCACCCTATGTTTGGTCCCGAGAGTGGAAAGGAGAGTTGGAAAGATTTGTCCTTTGTGTATGATAAGGTTAGGATTGGGAAAGATGAGTCTAGGGCTTTGCGGTGTGAGAGGTTtcttgatattttcaagaatgaGGGGTGTCGGATGGTGGGAATGAGTTGTGCTGAGCATGATAGGCATGCTGCAGAATCGCAGTTTATAACGCATACAATGGGGAGGGTGTTGGAGAAATTGAGTTTGGATAGTACCCCGATTAATACTAAAGGGTACGAGACGTTGTTGAACTTGGTGGAGAATACTGCAAGTGATAGTTTTGATTTGTATTATGGGTTGTTTATGTATAATAAGAATGCAATGGAACAGTTGGAGAGGCTGGACTTGGCGTTTGAATCTTTGAAGACCGAGTTGTTTGGGCATTTACATGATGTGTTGAGGAAACAGTTGTTTGGGAAGGCGGAAGAGGGACTGGAGAGACCTGTCGAAAGACCACTGCTGCCTGAGTTGCCTCAAAATGGGAGGGCATTGATCTCTCGTGCAGAAAACTTGAATAAAGAAAACTGA
- the LOC108217725 gene encoding pyrophosphate-energized vacuolar membrane proton pump 1 translates to MGNELLSEMGTEIIIPVCAVIGIAFSLLQWLLVSFVKLSPDKSSNGKKEPLIEAEEGGNDHSVIIRCADIQNAISEGATSFLFTEYQYVGVFMVAFAILIFLFLGSVEGFSTKSRPCTYDASRMCKPALATAVFSTISFLLGVVTSVVSGFLGMKIATYANARTTLEARKGVGKAFIVAFRSGAVMGFLLAANGLLVLYITINLFKLYYGDDWEGLFESITGYGLGGSSMALFGRVGGGIYTKAADVGADLVGKVERNIPEDDPRNPAVIADNVGDNVGDIAGMGSDLFGSYAESSCAALVVASISSFGISHDFTAMCYPLLISSMGILVCLITTLFATDFFEVRNVKEIQPTLKNQLIISTVMMTFGIAVVSWIALPVTFTIFIFGQQKEVQNWQLFLCVCVGLLAGLLIGFVTEYYTSNAYSPVQDVADACRTGAATNVIFGLALGYKSAIIPIFAIAFSIFVSFSFAAMYGIAVAALGMLSTIATGLAIDAYGPISDNAGGIAEMAGMSHRIRERTDALDAAGNTTAAIGKGFAIGSAALVSLALFGAFVSRAEIEVVDVLTPKVFIGLLVGAMLPYWFSAMTMKSVGSAALKMVEEVRRQFNTIPGLMEGTTKPDYATCVKISTDASIREMIPPGALVMLTPLVVGIFFGVETLSGVLAGALVSGVQIAISASNTGGAWDNAKKYIEAGVSEHARTLGPKGSDAHKAAVIGDTVGDPLKDTSGPSLNILIKLMAVESLVFAPFFATHGGLLFKMF, encoded by the exons ATGGGAAATGAATTGCTGTCTGAAATGGGAACAGAGATCATAATTCCAGTGTGTGCTGTTATCGGAATTGCATTCTCTCTGCTCCAGTGGCTTCTTGTCTCCTTCGTCAAGCTTTCGCCTGATAAATCTTCTAATGGGAAGAAAGAGCCTCTGATTGAGGCCGAGGAAGGGGGGAATGATCATAGCGTTATCATCAGATGCGCGGATATTCAGAATGCTATTTCTGAAG GAGCAACTTCCTTCCTTTTCACGGAGTATCAGTATGTTGGTGTTTTCATGGTTGCTTTCGCGATTTTgatatttctttttcttggaTCTGTGGAGGGGTTCAGCACGAAGAGCCGGCCTTGTACATATGATGCCAGCAGAATGTGCAAGCCTGCTCTTGCAACTGCTGTATTCAGCACCATATCCTTCTTGCTTGGTGTTGTCACATCTGTGGTTTCTGGCTTTCTTGGAATGAAAATCGCGACCTATGCAAATGCTAGAACCACCTTAGAGGCAAGGAAGGGTGTTGGGAAGGCCTTCATTGTCGCGTTTAGATCTGGAGCAGTCATGGGTTTCCTCCTTGCTGCAAATGGACTTCTAGTTTTGTACATTACCATCAATCTGTTTAAGTTATACTATGGTGATGACTGGGAAGGCCTCTTCGAGTCCATAACTGGTTACGGCCTTGGAGGATCTTCCATGGCTCTCTTTGGAAGAGTTGGAGGAGGTATCTATACCAAAGCTGCTGATGTTGGTGCTGATCTTGTAGGCAAGGTGGAGAGAAATATTCCAGAAGACGATCCTAGAAATCCTGCG GTGATTGCTGATAATGTTGGGGACAATGTTGGAGATATAGCTGGTATGGGATCCGATCTCTTTGGCTCTTATGCAGAGTCATCGTGTGCAGCACTCGTTGTTGCCTCAATCTCCTCTTTTGGGATCTCACATGACTTCACTGCAATGTGTTATCCTCTCCTCATCAGTTCTATGGGCATTCTTGTCTGTTTGATCACAACACTATTTGCAACTGATTTTTTTGAAGTTAGAAATGTCAAAGAAATTCAACCAACACTAAAGAATCAACTCATTATTTCCACTGTGATGATGACTTTTGGTATAGCAGTTGTTAGTTGGATTGCCCTTCCTGTCACATTCACCATCTTCATTTTTGGACAGCAGAAAGAGGTTCAGAACTG GCAACTGTTCCTTTGTGTTTGTGTCGGTTTGTTGGCCGGGCTTCTTATTGGATTCGTGACTGAGTACTATACAAGCAACGCTTACAG TCCTGTACAAGACGTAGCTGATGCCTGCCGCACTGGAGCAGCAACCAATGTTATCTTTGGCCTTGCTTTGGGATATAAATCGGCCATCATTCCTATTTTTGCCATCGCGTTTAGCATTTTTGTTAGTTTCAGCTTTGCTGCTATGTACGGTATTGCAGTAGCTGCCCTTGGGATGTTGAGCACTATTGCTACTGGGTTGGCCATTGATGCATATGGTCCCATTAGTGATAACGCTGGAGGCATAGCTGAGATGGCCGGAATGAGTCATAGAATACGAGAGAGAACTGATGCCCTTGATGCTGCAGGAAACACCACTGCAGCTATCGGAAAG GGTTTTGCAATTGGGTCAGCAGCCCTTGTGTCCTTAGCTCTGTTCGGTGCATTTGTCAGCAGAGCAGAGATTGAGGTTGTCGATGTCTTGACACCCAAAGTTTTCATTGGTCTGCTGGTAGGTGCAATGCTTCCTTACTGGTTCTCGGCCATGACAATGAAGAGTGTGGGAAGTGCAGCTCTTAAGATGGTTGAAGAAGTGCGCAGGCAATTCAACACGATACCTGGTCTAATGGAAGGCACTACAAAGCCTGATTATGCTACATGTGTCAAGATCTCCACGGATGCCTCCATCAGAGAGATGATCCCCCCTGGAGCTCTTGTTATGCTTACGCCCCTCGTTGTTGGAATCTTCTTTGGCGTGGAAACTCTTTCTGGTGTCCTTGCTGGAGCACTTGTTTCTGGGGTACAG ATTGCCATTTCAGCCTCCAACACTGGTGGCGCGTGGGATAATGCTAAGAAGTACATCGAG GCTGGTGTTTCCGAGCATGCCAGGACCCTGGGTCCTAAAGGTTCCGATGCCCACAAGGCCGCTGTGATTGGTGACACTGTTGGGGATCCTCTCAAGGACACATCTGGACCATCACTTAACATCCTCATCAAGCTGATGGCAGTTGAATCACTGGTGTTCGCTCCATTTTTCGCTACACATGGCGGATTATTATTCAAGATGTTCTAG